CGCTGGAGCGCCTCGTGGGCGGCCTGGGCGCCCCGTCGACGGTGACGGAGCTGCTCCTGGCTCTTCCCACGCTCTATGGCCGCGGCGATGTCCTCGAGCGTGCCGAGCGGCTTGTCAAGAATCCCCGCTCCGAGGCGGCCCTGGCCAACCTGGCGGAGATCTACCGTCTCCTGCGTGTCTACGGTTTGGCCGACGCGGTTCTGCTCGACCTGGGCGAGGTCAGCGGCTTCGACTACTACTCGGGGGTGCACTTCGAGGCCTATGTGACGGGGCTGGGGGCGCCCCTGGCCGGCGGGGGCCGCTACGACCACATGCTCGGGCGCTTCGGCTATGATTGTCCGGCCACGGGCTTCGCCTTCGAGGTGGGCCGCGCGCTTCTGGCCATGGAAAGCCAGGGCGTGGCCGTGCTGTCGCCGGGGCCCGATTTCTTCATCATCGACTTCACGACCGACAAGACGGGGGCCCTCGAGCTGTCGCGACGGCTGCGGGATGTGGGCGCCGCGGTGGCCCGGGACATCCTGAGCCGTCCCGTCGACGAGTCGCTCGCCTATGCGCGTCAGCAGCGCGCGGGCTGCGCCCTCGTCATCGGAGAGCCGAGCGCGGCGCCCGGGCAGGTGCGGGTGGTCTCGCTCGACCAGAGCGGCGAGCGGTGGGTTCCCATCGCCGAGATCCTGGCTGATCCCGCCCGGCACTTCCCGGGCGTGGGAGGAGCGCATCATGCCTAACATCGTGATCGTGGGGGCGCAGTGGGGCGACGAGGGCAAGGGCAAGGTGGTCGACGTGCTCACGCCACACTTCGACGTGGTCGTCCGCTACCAGGGCGGCAACAATGCCGGGCACACCGTGGTGGTGGGGCGCGAGAAGTTCGTGCTTCAGACCATCCCGTCGGGGATCCTGCACCCGAGCTGCCGCAACATCATCGGCTGCGGCGTCGTCATCGACCCCGCCTCCCTGATCGAGGAGATGGAGTCGCTCCTCCAGCGCGGGGTCGCCTTCGACGGCAATCTATATATCTCCAAGAACGCGCACGTGATCATGCCCTATCACCCCGCCCTCGACCGCGCCAGCGAGTCCAAGGCGGGCAAGCACCGCATCGGCACCACGGGCAAAGGGGTGGGGCCCGCCTATGCCGACAAGACGGCCCGCGTGGGCATCCGCATGGCCGATCTGCTCGACGAGCGTCTGCTCCGCGAGAAGCTCGAATACAACGTGGCGCAGAAGAACCGGTTGCTGCGAGAGATCTACGACGCCGAGAGCTTCACCGTCGAAGGCATCCTGAGCGCGTATCTCCGCTATGCCGGATGGCTCGCGCCCTATATCACCGACACCGCCCTCCTCCTCCACCGCTGGATGGAGGCGGGCTCCTCCGTGCTCTTCGAGGGCGCGCAGGGGACCATGCTGGATCTCGACCACGGCACGTACCCCTTCATCACGTCGTCGAGCACGACGTCGGGTGGGGCATGCACGGGCTCGGGGGTGCCCCCGACCAAGATCGACGGCGTGATCGGGATCTCCAAGGCCTATTGCACGCGGGTGGGGGGCGGCCCGTTTCCCACGGAGCTGCGCGGCGAGATCGCCGACCTGCTGCGCACGCGCGGCAAGGAGTTCGGCTCGGTCACGGGCCGGCCGCGCCGCTGCGGCTGGGTGGACGCCATCGGCTTACGCTACGCCGCGCGGATCAACGGGCTCGACACCCTGGCCATCACCAAGCTCGACGTGCTGGATGCCTGTGACACCGTCAAGATCTGCGTCGGCTACAAGTACGACGACGAAGTCCTCACGGACTTCCCGGAAGAGGAGCGCATCTGGCACGAGGCCGAGCCCGTGTGGGAGGAGCTCTCGGGATGGAAGAGCTCGACGGCGGGCCTGCGGGACTACGAGGACCTGCCCACCAAGGCGCGCGAGTACCTGGACCGGCTCTCCGAGCTGTGCGGGGTCGGCATCTCCCTGGTCTCCACCGGGCCGGTCCGGGACGACACCATTCTCGTCAACGATTCGACGCTGACGCGCTGGATCCCCGGACTTCGATCCTCGCTCCCGCCGTACTAGGACGCGACCGCGAGAGACATGCCCTCCGCGCCGCGGGCGTGAATCGACGTGTACTGGCTGGTCTTCCTCGCTCTCCTGATGGTGCCCATGCCCGCACGGGCGGAGGACGCCGCGTCCCACGCGCCCCGGTACGCCCAGGCCGCCGTGGACGGGCGGGCCAGCGCGGGCAGCACGGCCACCCTCGTGCCCTTCGGGACCATGACCGCCATCATCGTCTGGCGCAGCGCCGTGGCCATGGACGAAGGATTTGCCCTCGCCAAGAGCAATGCCTCGACCATCACCGTGCTCCCGCTCGTCAGCTGTGTCGCGGAGTCCGGGGCCAAGGTGGTCATCGGAGAGACGGGCAGCTTTGACAACCACTACCTCGTGACCGTCACCGCCGGCCCCCACGCGGGCTGCCAGGGCGTGGTTCCCATTCCCAATGTGCGGCCATGATCGGTGCCGGCCTCGCGGAGGCGGGAGCCGCTAGATGCGGCAGCCGCCGAGGCGGAAGTTCGGGCAGCGTTCTCTCTCTGATTCTGCTCAGCGGGTGAAGTGGTCTAGGAGCCTGGTGGGCTAAGAGGTCAGGAAGTAGCCTCTAGACCGGAAGCTGGACGCGGTCTGACCGGGAGTAGCGAGATGGCTCCGATTCGATGGCTAACGGCGATCATTCTGTGCACATGGGCAGTATCCGTCGCGCAGGCCACGGAGTCGATCTGGGAAGCTTCGCGCGCGCCGGGCAGCGTAGTTGTGCTGCGCCACAGCTTTGCGCCCGGCGGCTTCGATCCGCCCGACGCCAAGCTTGACGACTGCTCGACCCAACGCAACCTGGACGAACGCGGGCGGGCGCAAGCGCAGCGAATTGGCGAGGCGTTTCGGCAGAACGGCGTCGCGGTCGGCGCGGTGTTATCAAGCCCGCGCTGCCGATGCTTGGACACAGCCCGGCTAGCCTTTGGCCAGGCGCAGCCGTGGGATGCCTTGCAAGGCGCGCTCAACGACGCGGAACGCCGTCAGCGCCAGCTTGCCGAGGTCAGGAAGGTCATCGCTGGACACCGTAATGGACCGTCGCTGGTACTGGTGACGCACGGCAGTGTTGTTACCGATCTGACGGGTCTCAGCATACGGATGGGTGAGTTTGTCGTCTTGCGGCGCGAGCCCGACGGCGAGTATGCGGTCGCGGGCCAGCTCTACGTCGACTGAAAGCCAACACGGTGGCAGGTGACTACCTGCAACTGTTTGGCCGGATTAGTCTGTCCAGGACAAGCCTATCCTTGAGGAGAAGTTTCTAGGCGGAGAGATTGCCCAGGATCTCTTTGCTGCCCGAGCGAAGTTCCTCGAGTACACGGTGGCGTACGAAGTGAAGATTCGGCACGCCCCCGACCGGAAGAACATGTTCTTCCGGATGGTGTTTTGCGGTGACGGCTTTTAGGACCGTCCGAAAAACGTCCGAAGGAGAATGCCATGGGAAAGCGGTCGCACGCAACTATGCTAAACTTCGGCGCACGAGCCGTTAGCTCAGTTGGCAGAGCACCTGACTTTTAATCAGGGGGTCGGTGGTTCGATCCCACCACGGCTCACCATGCACTTCGGTTTATCTCCCAGTCGATCCCAACATTTTGCGCGCTTTCTGCACCCCTGGAAAAGGGCTGCAACTTCCGGGTCTGACTGCACGCTCACTCACTGGATCAGCTCATTCGCCCGCGCCAGCACCGACGGCGGGATCGTGAGGCCGAGCGCCTTCGCGGCCATCGCTCGCGTCAGCGCGACCATCCCGCCCAGCGACCCGCCTCGACGGCCGTCAGAAACTGCTCGAGGTGCAGGTTGAAGAGGCCGGGCTCCTCGAGGTTCACGGTGTGGCCGCACGCCGGGAAGACGTCGAGTCCCGCGTGCGGCAGCATCGCGCGCATCAGGAGCGAGGGCTCGACGCACGGCGCGTCCTGATCGCCGACCACGATCAGCGTCGGCACGCGGAGCGCGCGGAGCCCCGCCTCCACCTCCTGGACCGTCTTGCGCTTCGACATCACCTCACGGGCCAGGTGCGCGCAGGCGCGGGGATCGTGCTCCGCGGCCTGACGGAGGAACTCCGCGAAGCCGCGCGGATCCTTCGCCTTGAACGCGGCGCGCGTGGGGACCGTCTCGAAGCTCCGGAGCCGCGCGACCATCCCGTCGCGCTCGAGGCCCGCGGCCATCGTCTCCTGACCCTTCAGGAACTCCTCGCGGTTCACCGAGCCGGCTCCCGCCCCCACGAGCGTCAGGCTTCGGACGGCCTCGGGGTGCGCGAGCGTGAAGTCGCGCGCGGCGTTGGCCCCCATCGAGCAGCCGATCAGGTGGATCGGGCCGAGGCCGAGGTGTTTCACGAGCCCGAAGAGATCGGCAACGAGGAGGTCCTGCGAGTAGTCGCCTGCCGTCTTCGGGACCGCCGACGGCGAGTAGCCGCGGTGGTTGTAGGCGACGACGCGGTAGCGGCGCGAGAAGTACCTGACTTGGCCTTCCCACGACCGGTGGTCGCCGCCGAACTCGTGCGAGAAGACGAGCGGCGCGCCCTGCCCCGTCTCCTCGTAGTAGATCTCCACTCCGTTGACGCTCGCCGTCGGCATGGCTCGAGCCGCCCGGCCGGGAGTATACTGCCGATCGTGACGACGATCGCCATCGGCAACTGCGGCTTCACGATCTGTGACAAGGCAGGTCCCGAGGGGGGACCCTCGAGCTTCGCGTGTCCGCTGATCGATAAGTAGGATCCTGAGAGCGACGACACCGTGAGGACACCGCACGTATGTCCGAAGTGTCAGAGTACGGTGATCACGCGTAGTGAGCCGAAGGATGTGTTGGACCGGCTCTTGCTGCACTTTGCTCGCAAACGCCCCTATCGGTGCCTCGACTGCAACCATCGTTTCTACGATCGTCCTCGACCGAAGCGCTAGCCGTCGACCCGACGCTAGAATGGCCTCGTTCGCTTGACTTCGGCGGCGGCGGGGTGGGAATCTTGGCCAAGAACGGAGGTCTCTATGAAGCCAAATGGCTTGGTGCTGGCTGGGCTCATCGTCACCCTGGTCGGGCTCTTCATCGTGATCAGGCATTCGCTGGCCATTCCCTCCTACTGGACGCCGCTCCTCGTGGGCATCGGCCTCCTGGTCGCCGGCGTGATCTGGTCCGCCCTGCGGCGCAAGTCCAAGGCCCACTGAGATGGCCATCTCCGCGAAGGGCGTCAAGGACTCGAGCGGGCTCTACGAGGTGGAGCGGAGGGCTCGCCATGCCGAGCGACCGGGCTTCCGGATCTCGGAGCTCCAGATCAGTTCCACGCAGCAGGTGCCCTGGCACTACCACAGCAATATCCAGGACACGTTCTACGTGCTCGTGGGCACCCTCCGGCTTTTCCTGCGTGACCCGAAAGAAGAAGTTCGGCTCGGCCCCGGCGAGACCTATGCCGTGCGTCCGGGCCGGCCCCATCTGGTCACCAATGGAGGGGAAGGCTCTGCGACCTTCCTGGTCCTCCAGGGAATCGGCGAGTACGACTACGTACCGCTGACCTGAGTGGCGCTCTCAGGCGCCCGGAGCCACGCCCGGGCGGATTTCGGCGCACGGCCGATCTTGTCATCCTCGGAGAGCTCTGCTATCGTGACCCTCTGGTTTTGCTGACGTACTGCAATGGTGTAGACCCCGTCGTCTAGCCTGGCCCAGGACGCGACCCTTTCAAGGTCGAGATCGCGGGTTCGAATCCCGCCGGGGTCACCAACGCTAGTTCTCGCGTCAGGTCTTCCCCGGGCCCGAGTCTCCCTCGGCCAGTCTCACGCCCGCCACCATCGCCCGGAGCTTGGCCAGAGCAAGCTCTCGGGCGAGATGCTTCATCCCGCAGTCGGGCGCTATGACCAGGCGTTCCGGGGGCGCGTGCTTGAGCGCCTCGCCGACGCGTCCCGCGACCACCGCCGCCTGCTCTGGCTCGGGGGCGCCGAGGTCGAGGACACCGAGGACGATGGTCTTCGTGGGCAGACTGGCCAGGACCGAGAGATCGAGGCCGGGCTGCGCGGCCTCGATCGAGATCTGATCTGCGGCACAGCGATCCAGCTCGGGAAGGAACGAGTACCCGCTGGGCTTGTCCTTGACCGCGTAGGCGTAGCCGAAGCACAGGTGGACGACAGTGGTCTTGCGGAGGCCGGCGAGCGCGCGATTGATGGCGGGAATGGCATACGCGCGCGCCTTGTCGGGCTGGGCCTGCATGTACGGCTCGTCGAGCTGGATGACGTCGACGAGGGGCTCGAGCTCCCGCACCTCGGCGTTGACGGCGGCCGCGTAGGCCATGGCCAGTCTCTCCTCGTCCCCATAGAAGTCGTCCTGGGCGAGCTGGGTCATGGTGAAGGGGCCGGGCAGCGTGATCTTGATTCGACGTGCGGTGACGCCGCGCAGGAATCGCGCATCGCGAGTGAGCACGGGACGGACGCGCGCGAGGGGTCCCACCACGCGGGGCACGGGCTGGGGCTTGCCTCGCCGATTGATGGCGATGCCGGGCCGGTCGAGGTCGAGGCCATCGAGAGCGGTGGCGAACTGATTGAAGTAGCTCTCGCGACGCTGCTCTCCATCGGTCACGATGTCGATGCCCGCCCGCTCCATGTCGCGCACGGCGAGCCGGACCGCGTCGTCCTGGGCCTCTTCCAGGTAGGGCTCGGCGATGCGCCACATCTCAGGCATGCGGATACGGGGGACGGCGTGGGATTTCAGGATCTCGTGGTCGAGCAGCCAGCGAGGTTGCGGATAGCTGCCGACGACGGTGGTCGTCAGCATGGACGAGCGGTCCACCCGCTCAGGAGCGGATCACGACGGGGGCGGGCTGCTCGATGTCCAGGGTCGTCACCCGGCGGAGCTCGCGACGATACTTCGTGTCGTCGAATGGCCGCGCACGATGCATGGTCGCGCGGTTGTCCCAGATCACGAGGTCGCCCACGCGCCAGGCATGCCGATAGACGAACTCCGGCTGGGTCGCGTGCTCGATCAGGTCCCGGAGAAGGAGCCGTCCTTCGGGAACGGGCCACTCGATGATCCGGGATGCGTGCGAGGCGACGTACAGCGATCGGCGATGCGAGCGGGGGATGGTGCGGACGAGGGGATGGATGGCCCCCGGCAGGGCGTCTTGCTCGCCCTGGGAGAACTCGAAGCCGAGCGTCTGGCGCGAATAGGC
This is a stretch of genomic DNA from Candidatus Methylomirabilota bacterium. It encodes these proteins:
- the hisZ gene encoding ATP phosphoribosyltransferase regulatory subunit yields the protein MSTPSRKAQQTQLPKGAKLYLPDEAGQKRHVEETLLTVFRRWGYREIVTPAYEYFDVLSQGTDHELQERMFKMVDRESGRLLALRADVTPQIARIVATRLRDEPKPLRLAYLTNVFRYDEPHVGRYREFYQAGVELVGLPNAEGDAEMIAMTVEGLGALELTRFQIDVGQADFFRGILEDLGLDEARARELRSALARKDVSALERLVGGLGAPSTVTELLLALPTLYGRGDVLERAERLVKNPRSEAALANLAEIYRLLRVYGLADAVLLDLGEVSGFDYYSGVHFEAYVTGLGAPLAGGGRYDHMLGRFGYDCPATGFAFEVGRALLAMESQGVAVLSPGPDFFIIDFTTDKTGALELSRRLRDVGAAVARDILSRPVDESLAYARQQRAGCALVIGEPSAAPGQVRVVSLDQSGERWVPIAEILADPARHFPGVGGAHHA
- a CDS encoding adenylosuccinate synthase: MPNIVIVGAQWGDEGKGKVVDVLTPHFDVVVRYQGGNNAGHTVVVGREKFVLQTIPSGILHPSCRNIIGCGVVIDPASLIEEMESLLQRGVAFDGNLYISKNAHVIMPYHPALDRASESKAGKHRIGTTGKGVGPAYADKTARVGIRMADLLDERLLREKLEYNVAQKNRLLREIYDAESFTVEGILSAYLRYAGWLAPYITDTALLLHRWMEAGSSVLFEGAQGTMLDLDHGTYPFITSSSTTSGGACTGSGVPPTKIDGVIGISKAYCTRVGGGPFPTELRGEIADLLRTRGKEFGSVTGRPRRCGWVDAIGLRYAARINGLDTLAITKLDVLDACDTVKICVGYKYDDEVLTDFPEEERIWHEAEPVWEELSGWKSSTAGLRDYEDLPTKAREYLDRLSELCGVGISLVSTGPVRDDTILVNDSTLTRWIPGLRSSLPPY
- a CDS encoding histidine phosphatase family protein translates to MAPIRWLTAIILCTWAVSVAQATESIWEASRAPGSVVVLRHSFAPGGFDPPDAKLDDCSTQRNLDERGRAQAQRIGEAFRQNGVAVGAVLSSPRCRCLDTARLAFGQAQPWDALQGALNDAERRQRQLAEVRKVIAGHRNGPSLVLVTHGSVVTDLTGLSIRMGEFVVLRREPDGEYAVAGQLYVD
- a CDS encoding alpha/beta hydrolase, with the translated sequence MPTASVNGVEIYYEETGQGAPLVFSHEFGGDHRSWEGQVRYFSRRYRVVAYNHRGYSPSAVPKTAGDYSQDLLVADLFGLVKHLGLGPIHLIGCSMGANAARDFTLAHPEAVRSLTLVGAGAGSVNREEFLKGQETMAAGLERDGMVARLRSFETVPTRAAFKAKDPRGFAEFLRQAAEHDPRACAHLAREVMSKRKTVQEVEAGLRALRVPTLIVVGDQDAPCVEPSLLMRAMLPHAGLDVFPACGHTVNLEEPGLFNLHLEQFLTAVEAGRWAGWSR
- a CDS encoding cupin domain-containing protein, whose amino-acid sequence is MAISAKGVKDSSGLYEVERRARHAERPGFRISELQISSTQQVPWHYHSNIQDTFYVLVGTLRLFLRDPKEEVRLGPGETYAVRPGRPHLVTNGGEGSATFLVLQGIGEYDYVPLT
- a CDS encoding 5-methyltetrahydropteroyltriglutamate--homocysteine methyltransferase, which translates into the protein MLTTTVVGSYPQPRWLLDHEILKSHAVPRIRMPEMWRIAEPYLEEAQDDAVRLAVRDMERAGIDIVTDGEQRRESYFNQFATALDGLDLDRPGIAINRRGKPQPVPRVVGPLARVRPVLTRDARFLRGVTARRIKITLPGPFTMTQLAQDDFYGDEERLAMAYAAAVNAEVRELEPLVDVIQLDEPYMQAQPDKARAYAIPAINRALAGLRKTTVVHLCFGYAYAVKDKPSGYSFLPELDRCAADQISIEAAQPGLDLSVLASLPTKTIVLGVLDLGAPEPEQAAVVAGRVGEALKHAPPERLVIAPDCGMKHLARELALAKLRAMVAGVRLAEGDSGPGKT